A part of Larkinella insperata genomic DNA contains:
- a CDS encoding sulfite oxidase, producing the protein MNQSPLFNRRGFLKKSALATMTSALGTQIVFAKSLPAGYLPLAFEPLADPNPMVSKHKDMSVLNDKPWNVEAPAHLLDDAVTPADKMFIRNNGLIPEKIDVTNWKLTINGESVKAPKTYSLSDLKKRFKTYTYQLVLECAGNGRAGYVPQTAGNQWTDGAVSCAEWTGVRLKDILADVGLKDDAVYIGYYGQDLHVSKDPTKPVISRGVPIKKAQEDETLVAWAMNGQDIPLTHGHPLRLVVGGWPASTSGKWLHTIAVRNKVHDGAKMTGKSYRVPINPVQPGVDPPEDQFRIIEAMPVKSLITFPRTGATVELGQSVPVRGHAWVGDRAVKTMYVSTDFGATWQECKLKAPKNRLAWQQWNIDLKLPQKGYYEIWARAVDDAGVSQPMVMPQWNPEGYCNNACHRIALKVV; encoded by the coding sequence ATGAACCAATCACCGCTCTTTAACCGCCGGGGTTTTCTGAAAAAAAGTGCGCTGGCGACGATGACCAGTGCGCTGGGCACCCAAATTGTTTTTGCCAAAAGTCTGCCCGCCGGATACCTTCCGCTTGCTTTTGAGCCGCTGGCCGACCCGAATCCGATGGTAAGCAAGCACAAAGACATGTCGGTATTGAATGATAAACCGTGGAATGTTGAAGCACCCGCTCACCTGCTGGACGACGCCGTTACGCCCGCCGATAAAATGTTTATCCGCAACAACGGGCTGATTCCGGAGAAAATCGACGTTACCAACTGGAAGCTGACGATCAACGGTGAGTCGGTGAAAGCCCCAAAGACCTACTCCCTGAGCGATCTGAAAAAACGGTTCAAAACCTATACCTATCAACTCGTGCTTGAATGCGCCGGAAATGGCCGCGCAGGCTACGTTCCCCAAACGGCCGGAAACCAGTGGACCGATGGTGCCGTCAGTTGTGCCGAATGGACGGGGGTCCGGCTGAAAGACATTCTGGCGGATGTGGGCCTGAAAGATGATGCGGTTTACATTGGCTATTACGGCCAGGATCTGCACGTCAGCAAAGACCCCACCAAGCCGGTAATTTCCCGGGGGGTTCCCATCAAAAAGGCGCAGGAAGACGAAACGCTGGTGGCCTGGGCCATGAACGGGCAGGACATTCCGCTGACGCACGGCCATCCGTTGCGGCTGGTGGTAGGCGGCTGGCCCGCGTCCACGTCGGGTAAATGGCTGCATACCATTGCCGTGCGGAACAAGGTGCACGACGGTGCAAAGATGACCGGCAAAAGCTACCGGGTACCCATCAACCCCGTTCAACCGGGGGTCGATCCGCCGGAAGACCAGTTCAGAATCATTGAAGCCATGCCCGTGAAATCGCTCATTACCTTTCCCAGAACCGGCGCAACGGTGGAACTGGGCCAGTCGGTTCCCGTACGGGGTCATGCCTGGGTGGGCGACCGGGCTGTCAAAACCATGTACGTTTCAACCGACTTTGGCGCCACGTGGCAGGAATGCAAGCTGAAAGCGCCCAAAAACCGGCTAGCCTGGCAGCAGTGGAACATCGACTTGAAGCTCCCGCAAAAAGGCTATTACGAAATCTGGGCGCGGGCCGTCGATGATGCGGGAGTATCGCAACCCATGGTGATGCCGCAATGGAACCCGGAAGGCTACTGCAACAACGCCTGCCACCGGATTGCACTGAAGGTGGTTTAA
- a CDS encoding adenylosuccinate synthase: MVDVLLGLQWGDEGKGKIVDVLAPQYEVVARFQGGPNAGHTLEFDGFKHVLHQIPSGIFRTDIKNIIGNGVVLDPIVFRKEIEGLAKYNLDLTRNLFISKKASIILPTHRLLDAAYEQAKGDSKIGSTLRGIGPTYQDKVARQGLRVGDVLSPNFRAKYNKLVDIHKLTLDHHQYDYQSVLPQAETDFFEAVEFIKQFQLVESEYEVNQALKNGQKVLAEGAQGSLLDIDFGSYPFVTSSNTMTAGACTGLGIAPRQIGEVYGIFKAYCTRVGSGPFPTELLDETGERMRAEGREFGATTGRPRRCGWLDLPSLKYAIMINGVSQLIMMKVDVLNIFDTINVCTHYQLPDGTTTEQLPYDLCDTTVTPIYKEFKGWQTSLTDFHTYEEVPAELAAYIDFLEAELGLPISFISTGPDREAIIHREAVV; encoded by the coding sequence ATGGTAGATGTATTACTCGGCCTTCAATGGGGCGACGAGGGCAAGGGGAAAATTGTGGATGTACTGGCCCCGCAGTACGAAGTAGTCGCCCGGTTTCAGGGTGGACCAAACGCCGGTCACACGCTTGAGTTCGACGGTTTCAAACACGTGTTGCACCAGATACCGTCGGGTATTTTCCGGACTGATATCAAGAACATCATCGGCAATGGCGTTGTGCTCGACCCGATTGTGTTCCGGAAAGAAATTGAAGGTTTAGCCAAATACAATCTCGATCTGACCCGTAACCTCTTCATTTCCAAGAAAGCGTCGATTATTCTGCCGACTCACCGCTTGCTGGATGCCGCCTATGAGCAGGCCAAAGGTGATTCTAAAATTGGCTCAACCCTACGCGGAATTGGACCGACCTACCAGGATAAGGTAGCCCGCCAGGGTCTGCGCGTCGGCGATGTGCTGTCGCCCAATTTCCGTGCGAAATACAACAAACTGGTTGATATCCATAAGCTCACGCTGGACCATCATCAGTATGATTACCAGTCGGTATTGCCCCAGGCCGAAACGGACTTTTTTGAAGCCGTGGAATTCATCAAGCAATTCCAACTGGTGGAAAGCGAATACGAAGTAAACCAGGCGCTGAAAAACGGTCAGAAAGTACTGGCTGAAGGTGCTCAGGGTTCCCTGCTTGACATTGACTTTGGCTCCTACCCGTTCGTGACGAGTTCGAACACCATGACGGCGGGTGCCTGTACGGGCCTGGGGATCGCTCCCCGGCAGATTGGCGAAGTCTACGGTATTTTCAAAGCTTACTGCACGCGGGTGGGCAGTGGCCCCTTCCCCACCGAATTGCTGGACGAAACCGGCGAACGGATGCGGGCAGAAGGCCGGGAATTTGGCGCAACCACGGGCCGGCCGCGCCGGTGTGGCTGGCTGGATTTGCCGTCTCTGAAATACGCCATCATGATCAACGGCGTTTCGCAATTGATTATGATGAAAGTGGATGTGCTGAACATCTTCGACACCATCAACGTCTGCACGCATTACCAGCTTCCCGATGGCACAACGACCGAGCAACTGCCTTACGATCTGTGTGACACGACCGTTACGCCGATCTACAAAGAGTTCAAAGGCTGGCAAACTTCACTGACGGATTTCCATACGTATGAGGAAGTTCCGGCTGAACTGGCCGCTTACATCGACTTTCTGGAAGCTGAATTGGGCCTCCCCATCAGCTTCATTTCGACCGGACCAGACCGCGAAGCGATCATTCACCGCGAAGCCGTTGTCTGA
- a CDS encoding TonB-dependent receptor plug domain-containing protein, whose translation MKRLYTSFGRVAVVMLVPLALVLGFTEPDFPDRLVERLRAFNVAYPKEKVYLQTDRPYYTVGETIWLKGYLFDGPEHLADSVSKVLYVDLVQLESRNVVVHRILQAANGYAVGDIALGDSLAAGNYMLRAYTGWMRNFSEDYYFTKPLTLLRTDAEPAQVTTNRPSGPQPDVQFFPEGGQLVNGLEGRVAFKVVSPAGKGLDASGFVLSSAGDTVTGFSTKHLGMGYFSFQPVAGYTYTAFLKLADETTHKYPLPEARPEGYTLLVDNITNRDNVRAYVKNNKPASVQGRFTMMVQSRGRVVQVVQGEVGKKAIVMQIPRQLLPEGISQITLFDETNQPVCERLFFAEKKERLTVQLKPSKPAFRPREKIQVDISVTDAAGKPVKANLSLAATDAGQVLEKEPYKADLVSYLLLDSDLKGTIEQPGYYFDANNKERTTDLDVLMMTQGWRRFVWKDVLQDTHPAPKYPIEEGLSITGRVIRPNQKAPGVVNLTFFVAQPDSTRDVFMGESDENGRFSALGLQFGDSTKVMIQGVIGKNNRNLEIKLDDWFSPTLQLTQIPYNPLVFQRDELADYLKRTKEYLEIEQQIRKNREIMLKEVTVRKKREAPSDSRKIYGQASNTLKVDQTMVAGGMNVLDLLRGRIPGVSVTGSAMNPTVQIRGSANFSGVVEPLFTLDGTPVDKQSIVSIPIFDVDYIDVLKGANAAIFGSRAGGGVIAIYTKRGSPNYDFSNEKSPGTLVVTLPGFRAAREFYAPRYDENKPEQVRPDYRPTLHWAPMIQTDDDGKAQVSFFASDARSSVRVMAEGATTAGQPGVGRAVFDVK comes from the coding sequence ATGAAGCGACTATACACTTCGTTTGGACGTGTTGCTGTGGTGATGCTTGTCCCACTGGCGCTGGTCCTGGGCTTTACCGAACCCGATTTTCCGGACCGCCTGGTTGAGCGGTTACGCGCCTTTAATGTCGCTTATCCCAAAGAAAAAGTTTACCTCCAGACCGACCGGCCTTATTACACCGTTGGGGAAACCATCTGGCTGAAGGGTTATTTGTTTGATGGCCCCGAGCACCTCGCCGATTCCGTCAGCAAGGTTCTGTACGTGGATCTGGTGCAGCTTGAAAGCCGTAACGTGGTTGTGCACCGGATTCTTCAGGCAGCAAATGGGTATGCCGTTGGTGATATCGCTCTGGGTGATTCGCTGGCCGCCGGGAATTACATGCTGCGGGCATATACGGGCTGGATGCGCAATTTTTCGGAAGACTATTATTTTACCAAGCCGCTGACCCTGTTGCGGACCGACGCAGAGCCGGCTCAGGTTACAACGAACCGGCCGTCGGGGCCGCAACCCGATGTGCAGTTTTTTCCGGAAGGAGGCCAGCTGGTCAACGGGCTGGAAGGCCGGGTCGCGTTTAAAGTCGTCAGTCCGGCGGGGAAGGGCCTGGATGCCAGCGGCTTTGTGTTAAGCTCGGCGGGGGATACCGTAACCGGTTTTTCCACCAAGCACCTGGGCATGGGGTACTTTTCGTTCCAGCCGGTAGCTGGCTATACGTATACGGCCTTTCTTAAACTCGCGGACGAAACCACGCACAAATACCCACTGCCTGAAGCCCGCCCGGAAGGATACACGCTGCTGGTTGACAACATCACCAACCGCGATAATGTACGGGCGTACGTTAAAAATAACAAGCCTGCAAGTGTGCAGGGGCGTTTTACGATGATGGTGCAATCGCGGGGCCGGGTGGTGCAGGTGGTGCAGGGAGAGGTCGGCAAGAAGGCTATTGTCATGCAGATTCCCCGGCAGCTGCTTCCGGAGGGAATTTCGCAGATTACGTTGTTTGACGAAACGAATCAGCCGGTTTGTGAGCGGCTCTTTTTTGCGGAGAAAAAGGAACGGTTGACGGTGCAGTTAAAACCGTCCAAGCCCGCTTTCCGGCCGCGCGAAAAAATTCAGGTGGACATCTCGGTAACCGATGCGGCCGGGAAGCCTGTAAAGGCGAATCTCTCGCTGGCGGCTACCGATGCGGGTCAGGTGCTGGAAAAAGAACCGTATAAGGCCGATCTGGTGTCGTACCTGCTCCTTGATTCCGACTTGAAAGGCACCATTGAGCAACCCGGCTATTATTTCGACGCTAACAACAAGGAGCGGACGACGGATCTGGATGTGCTGATGATGACGCAGGGCTGGCGTCGGTTTGTCTGGAAAGATGTCCTGCAGGATACCCATCCGGCGCCAAAGTATCCGATTGAAGAGGGACTGTCGATAACGGGGCGGGTGATCCGGCCCAACCAGAAAGCACCCGGCGTGGTGAATTTAACCTTCTTTGTGGCGCAGCCGGATAGCACCCGCGATGTGTTCATGGGCGAGTCCGACGAAAACGGTCGGTTCAGCGCGCTTGGTCTGCAATTTGGCGACTCGACGAAGGTGATGATTCAGGGAGTGATTGGGAAAAACAACCGCAACCTGGAAATTAAACTTGACGACTGGTTCAGTCCGACGCTGCAACTGACGCAGATTCCGTACAATCCGCTTGTTTTCCAGCGCGACGAACTGGCCGACTACCTCAAGCGGACGAAGGAGTACCTGGAAATTGAACAGCAAATCCGTAAAAACCGGGAGATTATGCTGAAGGAAGTAACGGTCCGGAAGAAACGGGAGGCCCCGTCGGATTCGCGAAAGATTTACGGCCAGGCCAGCAACACCCTGAAGGTTGATCAGACGATGGTTGCGGGGGGAATGAACGTGCTGGATCTGCTGCGGGGACGAATTCCAGGCGTCAGCGTGACGGGAAGCGCCATGAACCCAACGGTGCAGATTCGCGGGTCGGCCAATTTTTCGGGCGTGGTCGAACCGCTGTTTACGCTGGACGGCACCCCGGTTGATAAACAAAGCATTGTTTCAATTCCTATTTTCGATGTCGATTACATTGATGTGCTGAAGGGCGCTAACGCGGCCATTTTTGGAAGTCGGGCCGGTGGGGGCGTCATTGCCATTTACACCAAGCGCGGTTCACCGAATTATGATTTCAGTAATGAAAAATCGCCCGGCACGCTGGTTGTCACGCTGCCGGGTTTTCGGGCGGCCCGGGAGTTTTATGCCCCGCGTTACGACGAGAACAAACCCGAACAGGTACGCCCCGACTACCGGCCCACGTTGCATTGGGCACCCATGATTCAGACCGACGACGATGGGAAAGCGCAGGTTAGCTTCTTCGCTTCCGACGCCCGCTCTTCCGTCCGGGTTATGGCCGAAGGTGCCACAACCGCCGGCCAGCCGGGTGTCGGCAGAGCGGTTTTTGATGTTAAGTAA
- the rodA gene encoding rod shape-determining protein RodA — protein sequence MVSREPQITQNIDWVTLLLYIACVFMGWLNVYAAVYSPETQTSLFDLSTNAGKQLMWIGTTVLLIIAILVINYRFWDTFAFVIYGITILSLLLVLVAGSNINGSRSWFKFGAFSIQPAEFAKLGTALALARYIDYPNVNLTKLKDQLWCAGIIALPAVLIIASNETGSMLVFASFIIMLYREGLPGIYPLIAIVVVTLFILTLIVPKLYLFIAILALGLLIFFMTPRYQRSVQNVIVIGVAALSMILIVAGVDFFVNDVLQPHQQNRIKVLINPAADPLGAGWNVTQAKIAIGSGRLQGKGFLEGTQTKFDFVPEQSTDFIFCTIGEEHGFIGSLIVVTLFVFLLCRIVLLAEKQRTRFARVYGYSLAGIIFFHIMINIGMTIGLMPVIGIPLPFFSYGGSSLWSFSILLFVFLKLDSRRVGLFAR from the coding sequence TTGGTTTCCAGAGAACCACAAATTACGCAAAACATCGACTGGGTAACACTCCTGCTCTATATTGCCTGCGTGTTCATGGGCTGGCTGAATGTATACGCAGCCGTATACAGCCCGGAAACCCAGACGAGCCTATTCGATTTGTCGACCAACGCCGGCAAGCAGCTGATGTGGATTGGCACAACGGTCCTGCTGATCATTGCCATCCTGGTGATTAATTACCGTTTCTGGGATACGTTCGCGTTTGTCATTTACGGCATTACCATTCTGTCGCTGCTGCTGGTTCTGGTAGCAGGATCAAACATTAATGGATCGCGATCGTGGTTTAAATTCGGGGCGTTTTCCATTCAGCCCGCCGAATTTGCCAAGCTAGGAACGGCGCTGGCGCTGGCCCGCTACATCGATTACCCCAACGTTAACCTGACCAAGCTGAAAGACCAGCTTTGGTGCGCCGGAATTATCGCGCTGCCGGCCGTACTGATCATCGCGTCGAACGAAACCGGCTCGATGCTGGTGTTTGCGTCGTTCATCATCATGCTGTACCGGGAAGGGTTGCCGGGCATTTATCCGCTGATCGCCATTGTGGTGGTGACGCTGTTTATCCTGACGCTGATCGTTCCGAAACTTTATCTGTTTATCGCCATTCTGGCTCTGGGACTGCTGATCTTCTTCATGACACCCCGTTACCAGCGTTCGGTTCAGAACGTGATCGTGATCGGTGTTGCGGCTTTGTCCATGATTTTAATTGTCGCGGGCGTCGATTTCTTTGTGAATGATGTTCTGCAACCGCACCAGCAAAACCGGATAAAGGTGCTGATCAACCCGGCAGCCGATCCGCTGGGGGCGGGTTGGAACGTAACGCAGGCCAAGATCGCCATTGGGTCGGGGCGCTTGCAGGGCAAGGGATTTCTGGAAGGGACCCAAACCAAGTTTGACTTCGTGCCCGAACAAAGCACCGACTTTATTTTCTGCACGATCGGCGAAGAACACGGCTTTATCGGCAGTCTGATCGTCGTGACGCTGTTTGTCTTTCTGCTGTGCCGGATTGTGTTGCTGGCCGAAAAACAGCGAACGCGCTTTGCCCGGGTATACGGTTATTCACTGGCGGGCATCATTTTCTTTCACATCATGATCAACATCGGCATGACGATCGGTTTGATGCCCGTCATCGGGATTCCCCTGCCGTTTTTCAGCTACGGTGGGTCGTCACTCTGGTCGTTTTCAATTCTGTTGTTTGTTTTTCTGAAACTGGATTCTCGCCGGGTTGGATTGTTTGCCCGTTAA
- a CDS encoding oxidoreductase — protein MPRLTSKTALVVGATGLVGNALTHRLIDSSAYEKIKVLVRHSLGWQHPRVQEIQYDFDHPNGLLVQADDIFCCLGTTMKKAGSREAFKKVDYHYPLAIAKRALANQAQQFLLVSSLGADSNSSFFYSRVKGDLERDLRALNYPSLLIFRPSLLVGERKEFRLGERIGEGLMKVLNPLIPSKYKAVRAESVANAMYQKAQDELSGTHVFESDQLLNY, from the coding sequence ATGCCCAGACTCACTTCGAAAACTGCGCTTGTTGTTGGTGCGACCGGCCTCGTCGGCAACGCGCTGACCCACCGCCTGATAGATTCATCCGCCTACGAAAAAATAAAGGTGCTGGTCCGTCACTCACTGGGTTGGCAGCACCCTCGCGTTCAGGAGATTCAATACGATTTTGATCATCCAAACGGGTTACTGGTTCAGGCCGATGATATTTTTTGCTGCCTCGGTACAACCATGAAAAAGGCGGGTTCACGCGAAGCTTTCAAGAAAGTCGATTACCACTATCCTTTAGCTATCGCAAAACGGGCGCTGGCCAACCAGGCGCAGCAATTTTTACTGGTTTCATCGCTGGGTGCCGATTCTAATTCATCGTTCTTCTACAGCCGCGTAAAAGGCGACCTCGAGCGCGACCTGCGGGCGTTGAATTATCCGAGCCTTCTGATTTTCCGGCCTTCGCTTCTTGTGGGTGAGCGGAAGGAATTTCGGCTCGGTGAGCGCATCGGAGAAGGCTTGATGAAGGTACTAAACCCGCTCATTCCGTCGAAATACAAAGCCGTGCGGGCCGAAAGTGTAGCCAATGCGATGTACCAGAAAGCCCAGGACGAGTTGAGCGGAACGCATGTTTTTGAATCCGATCAGTTGCTGAATTACTAA
- a CDS encoding SMP-30/gluconolactonase/LRE family protein, which produces MKKSALLLLLMSIHYCALAQMPYPTIGSIERLDAKLDALIPKDAKLEVLASGFDWSEGPVWIKGSGGGNGYLLFSDVPQNTVYKWSEKEGSQAFMKPSGYTGVAPYSGEPGSNGLAVDGKGRLISAEHGDRRISALSLAERAGGKMTLADRYDGKRFNSPNDVAPHSNGSVYFTDPPYGLPEREKDTKTRELAIHGVYRVSPDGKVTLLIDNLTRPNGIAFSPDEKTLYIAQSDPEKPYIMAYPVQTDGTVGKGRIFYDASNGVKQNLPGLPDGLKVDKNGNVWSSGPGGILVIAPGQADGTGKLLGTLKTGVATANCAFGNDGSTLYITADMYLIRLKTLAKGF; this is translated from the coding sequence ATGAAAAAAAGTGCTTTGTTGCTGCTGTTGATGTCGATCCACTACTGCGCGCTCGCGCAAATGCCGTATCCAACCATCGGTTCCATCGAACGTCTTGATGCGAAACTGGATGCCCTGATTCCTAAAGATGCCAAACTGGAAGTACTCGCCAGTGGTTTCGACTGGTCCGAAGGGCCGGTCTGGATCAAAGGCTCCGGCGGGGGCAACGGCTACCTGCTGTTTTCGGACGTTCCTCAGAATACGGTATACAAATGGTCGGAGAAAGAGGGAAGCCAGGCGTTTATGAAACCGTCGGGCTACACGGGCGTGGCTCCCTACAGCGGGGAACCCGGCAGCAACGGGTTGGCCGTCGACGGAAAGGGGCGGCTGATTTCGGCCGAGCACGGTGACCGGCGCATTTCGGCCCTGTCGCTGGCGGAGCGGGCCGGGGGCAAAATGACGCTGGCCGATCGGTACGACGGAAAACGGTTCAACAGCCCGAACGATGTGGCTCCCCACTCAAACGGCAGTGTTTATTTTACGGATCCGCCGTACGGACTACCGGAGCGCGAGAAAGACACCAAAACGCGTGAACTAGCGATCCACGGCGTTTACCGGGTTAGCCCCGATGGCAAAGTTACGCTGCTGATCGACAACCTGACCCGTCCGAACGGTATTGCATTTTCGCCCGACGAAAAAACGTTGTACATCGCCCAGTCGGACCCCGAAAAACCGTACATCATGGCTTATCCCGTGCAGACCGACGGGACCGTAGGGAAGGGGCGCATTTTTTATGATGCCAGCAACGGAGTCAAGCAGAATTTACCGGGTCTGCCCGACGGTCTGAAAGTGGATAAAAACGGGAACGTATGGTCAAGCGGGCCGGGCGGTATACTGGTCATCGCTCCGGGCCAGGCCGACGGAACCGGCAAATTGCTGGGAACGCTCAAAACGGGCGTTGCAACCGCCAACTGCGCCTTTGGCAACGACGGTTCGACGCTTTACATCACTGCCGACATGTACCTCATCCGGTTAAAAACGCTTGCTAAAGGTTTTTAG
- the mrdA gene encoding penicillin-binding protein 2, protein MIENRKYIIIGVFCLIGLVYLSRLFYLQILDDSYSLESSSNSIKRVIEIPYRGQIYDRNGKLIVYNSPVYDLYVTPKKVSIPDTLAFCRLVGLEQTEFDSIMNHAKAYSYVKPSLFLRQLSKEDFARIQDALVDYQGFEHVTSSMRTYPAHTMANTLGYVAEVSKEQLEAQETPYYRQGDYIGRSGLEKQYESVLRGQRGIKFVMQNVRGVVKGSWKNGAFDSLAVAGKNLHTGIDVEIQQYADTLMQNKVGSVVAIEPSTGQILCMVSAPTYDPNILSSRHFSKSYAQLAKNPYKPLINRPIMASYRPGSTFKLIQALVAMQDGAVMPSSIFSHAGVPMKCHCYRSGRLNISGAVQYSCNPYFYHVFRRLLYNNAERNTFKASATGLQHWHDMVSKFGIGQKLGIDLPGELKGSLPDADYYNRMYGENHWKFSTVYSLSIGEGELLINPLKMANVAAIIANRGWYYTPHIVSGIGKAGEGIDPKYVEKHEVGINPQYFEHVIEGMQGAVEHGTVTAAATIPDIVICGKTGTSQNKKGKDHSIFVAFAPRENPKIAIAVFVENAGWGGIAAASVASLVIEKYIKRQVFDHALDKKVKEANYLPAITPPQKPAPKKIEPPRKDSVAKPLMVKATPPQPTAPATAEAKSSIASRPAPTSEN, encoded by the coding sequence ATGATTGAGAACAGAAAATATATCATCATCGGCGTTTTCTGTCTGATTGGACTGGTCTATCTGTCGCGCTTGTTTTATCTGCAGATCCTGGATGACAGTTATTCGCTGGAATCTTCGAGTAACTCCATCAAACGGGTGATTGAAATTCCGTACCGTGGTCAGATTTACGATCGCAACGGAAAACTTATTGTTTACAACAGCCCCGTCTACGATCTCTACGTTACACCCAAAAAAGTTTCGATTCCCGACACGTTGGCCTTCTGCCGTCTGGTCGGGCTGGAACAAACGGAATTTGACAGCATTATGAATCACGCCAAGGCGTATTCATACGTCAAGCCGTCTTTGTTTCTGCGGCAGTTATCCAAGGAGGATTTTGCCCGGATTCAGGATGCCCTGGTCGACTACCAAGGTTTCGAGCACGTGACCAGCTCCATGCGCACCTATCCGGCTCATACGATGGCCAACACGTTGGGGTACGTGGCCGAAGTAAGCAAAGAACAGCTTGAAGCGCAGGAAACACCGTATTACCGGCAGGGCGATTACATCGGCCGCAGCGGCCTGGAGAAGCAGTACGAGTCGGTGTTGCGGGGGCAGCGGGGCATCAAGTTTGTTATGCAGAATGTGCGCGGGGTGGTGAAGGGCTCCTGGAAAAACGGTGCCTTTGATTCGCTGGCGGTTGCTGGCAAGAACCTGCACACGGGCATCGACGTTGAAATTCAGCAGTATGCCGATACGTTGATGCAAAATAAAGTTGGCAGTGTTGTGGCCATCGAGCCGTCAACCGGCCAGATTTTGTGCATGGTTTCGGCACCGACCTATGACCCCAATATCCTTTCAAGCCGGCACTTTTCAAAAAGTTACGCTCAACTGGCCAAGAATCCGTACAAACCGCTGATTAACCGCCCAATCATGGCGAGTTACCGGCCGGGTTCTACCTTCAAGCTGATTCAGGCACTGGTGGCGATGCAGGACGGAGCCGTGATGCCGAGTTCAATTTTCAGCCACGCGGGCGTACCCATGAAATGCCACTGTTACCGTTCCGGCCGGTTGAATATCTCCGGAGCTGTTCAATATTCCTGTAATCCGTACTTTTACCACGTTTTCCGACGTTTACTCTACAACAACGCGGAGCGAAACACGTTCAAAGCATCGGCAACGGGGCTTCAGCACTGGCACGATATGGTGTCGAAGTTTGGAATCGGGCAGAAGCTGGGCATCGACCTGCCCGGCGAGCTGAAAGGAAGTTTGCCCGACGCAGATTATTACAATCGGATGTACGGCGAAAATCACTGGAAGTTCTCTACGGTCTATTCGCTCAGCATTGGCGAAGGGGAGTTGCTGATCAACCCGTTGAAGATGGCCAACGTGGCGGCTATTATTGCCAACCGGGGGTGGTATTACACTCCGCACATCGTCAGCGGTATTGGTAAAGCGGGAGAAGGAATCGATCCGAAATACGTGGAAAAACACGAGGTGGGCATCAATCCCCAATATTTTGAGCACGTGATTGAAGGAATGCAAGGGGCCGTTGAGCACGGGACGGTTACGGCAGCCGCCACCATACCGGACATTGTAATTTGTGGCAAAACCGGAACCTCACAAAACAAAAAGGGCAAGGATCACTCGATTTTTGTTGCGTTTGCTCCGCGTGAAAATCCCAAAATCGCCATTGCCGTTTTTGTTGAGAATGCCGGTTGGGGCGGTATCGCTGCGGCTTCGGTAGCTTCGCTGGTGATTGAAAAATACATCAAACGCCAGGTGTTTGACCACGCACTGGACAAGAAAGTGAAAGAGGCCAATTACCTGCCGGCCATTACTCCGCCCCAGAAACCTGCGCCTAAAAAGATTGAGCCACCCCGGAAAGACAGTGTTGCCAAACCGTTGATGGTGAAAGCCACACCACCCCAGCCGACCGCTCCCGCAACGGCCGAAGCAAAGTCATCAATTGCTTCCCGACCCGCGCCAACCAGCGAAAATTAA